The following are encoded together in the Cyanobacterium aponinum PCC 10605 genome:
- a CDS encoding 3'-5' exonuclease, translating to MTKNKNNSQTTINIIGLISSLLIILTGFFIKSNSLKIIGIITGISSAIYTQLASKKIEQESEISTILSESETSEIIEEKEQESEILTTLPESKTQKIIEEESERKENVIKYQYLEDEEIIKQTIDQLSNNSILWLDTETADWDKPKKRLSLLQITANPNDLTGESIYLLDLLDKNHLIDYFIQTIMVNENIQKVFHNASYDVKFLGGTNQVQNIFCTYKLSQKLSLEQLGTSNRQLKTLASYLCGFTIEENEQGSDWAMRPLTEKQIKYAVMDIIFLTQVHQKLEHIYNSFSVNQPEIKAENNPINNQEDINSKPSNFEEELKRLLNIQKEKNYQRVWVYHQIRSKFDLDLEKLKVIGQALGYHEKWAYYQGQEIIENEKNNNSFNRLTASTNNNQNTQNVSLSSNRLNITESAILFRITKTYSPDLSPEELYDATRGNWVLKERRENADYGFAVYKGIVKQVYRIHSWHFSGVITNGNERYCFEGEIAQDKQHYIGMNVAHYFPQGMAYPTRYVNC from the coding sequence ATGACTAAAAATAAAAATAACTCGCAAACAACTATTAATATTATTGGCTTGATTAGTAGCTTATTAATCATTCTCACTGGTTTTTTTATTAAGTCTAATTCATTAAAAATTATCGGTATTATTACAGGAATTTCATCAGCAATATATACCCAATTAGCATCAAAAAAAATAGAGCAAGAATCTGAAATATCGACAATCTTGTCAGAATCAGAAACATCAGAAATTATAGAAGAAAAAGAGCAAGAATCTGAAATACTGACAACTTTACCAGAATCAAAAACACAAAAAATTATAGAGGAAGAATCCGAAAGAAAAGAAAATGTAATCAAATATCAGTATTTAGAAGATGAAGAAATAATTAAACAAACTATTGATCAACTTAGCAATAATTCTATTCTTTGGCTTGACACCGAAACCGCCGACTGGGATAAACCGAAAAAAAGACTATCTCTATTACAAATAACCGCTAACCCTAATGACTTAACAGGGGAATCCATTTATCTTTTAGATTTATTAGATAAAAACCATTTAATAGACTACTTTATTCAAACAATAATGGTTAATGAAAATATCCAAAAAGTTTTTCATAATGCTTCTTATGATGTAAAGTTTTTAGGAGGAACAAATCAAGTTCAAAATATTTTCTGTACTTATAAGTTATCTCAAAAATTATCTTTAGAACAATTAGGAACATCCAACAGACAATTAAAAACCTTAGCGAGCTATTTATGTGGTTTTACCATTGAAGAAAATGAACAAGGAAGCGATTGGGCAATGCGTCCTCTAACAGAAAAACAGATAAAATATGCCGTAATGGATATTATTTTTCTCACTCAGGTTCATCAAAAATTAGAACATATCTACAATTCATTTTCAGTCAATCAACCTGAAATCAAAGCAGAAAATAATCCAATAAATAATCAAGAAGATATTAATAGTAAACCCTCAAATTTTGAAGAAGAATTAAAGCGATTATTAAATATACAAAAAGAAAAAAATTATCAAAGAGTTTGGGTTTATCATCAAATTAGAAGTAAATTTGATTTAGACTTAGAAAAATTAAAAGTTATTGGTCAAGCACTAGGTTATCACGAAAAATGGGCTTATTATCAAGGTCAAGAAATAATTGAAAATGAGAAAAATAATAATTCTTTTAATAGATTAACTGCATCAACAAATAACAATCAAAATACTCAAAATGTATCTTTATCTTCTAATCGTCTAAATATTACAGAATCAGCCATTTTATTTCGTATTACTAAAACTTATTCGCCTGATTTATCTCCCGAAGAACTTTATGACGCTACAAGAGGAAATTGGGTATTAAAAGAGCGTCGAGAAAATGCAGATTATGGTTTTGCAGTTTATAAAGGAATTGTCAAACAAGTTTACCGCATTCATTCTTGGCATTTTTCAGGAGTTATCACCAATGGTAATGAAAGATATTGTTTTGAAGGAGAAATAGCACAAGATAAACA
- a CDS encoding M28 family peptidase — MEGCNLILKLEGNNPQLAPILIGAHYDGVPDTAAADDNGTAVVALLQLAEMFAQQSLNRSLWLVAFDQEEWGMRGSSALARHLKEQKQPLKLMISLEMLGFTCEVQNYPQPEMYQLFGSKGDYLALVANQEIYLLVQEMNEIFSRHLPTRFLCVPDRGASFPEITLSDHSPFWECGYDGLLLTDTAFLRNPNYHKYSDTIDSLDLDFFAKVVEGLILVTKHLTQS, encoded by the coding sequence ATGGAAGGCTGTAACCTAATCCTTAAACTCGAAGGCAATAATCCCCAATTAGCACCGATTCTCATTGGCGCCCACTATGACGGTGTACCAGATACTGCGGCTGCAGATGATAACGGCACGGCGGTGGTGGCTTTACTTCAACTGGCGGAAATGTTCGCCCAACAATCTTTAAATCGCTCTCTCTGGTTAGTGGCATTTGATCAGGAAGAATGGGGCATGAGAGGAAGTAGTGCTTTAGCACGACACTTGAAAGAGCAAAAACAACCTTTGAAGTTAATGATTTCTTTGGAAATGTTAGGTTTTACCTGTGAGGTTCAGAATTACCCTCAACCTGAGATGTATCAATTATTTGGTAGTAAGGGAGATTATTTAGCTCTCGTTGCTAATCAGGAAATATACTTACTGGTACAGGAGATGAATGAAATTTTTAGTCGTCATCTACCGACAAGGTTTCTCTGTGTGCCTGATAGGGGAGCTAGTTTTCCTGAAATAACATTGAGTGATCATTCTCCCTTCTGGGAATGTGGTTATGACGGCTTATTGTTGACCGATACTGCTTTTTTGCGAAACCCTAACTATCATAAATATAGCGATACTATTGATAGTCTGGATTTAGACTTTTTTGCCAAAGTGGTGGAAGGATTGATTTTAGTGACAAAACATTTAACACAGAGTTAA